GAGGTGTCTAAATGGCAAGGGAACACAATATCGCGGTAATACCCGGAGACGGGACAGGTCCCGAGGTCGTGGCGGAAGGCATAAAGGTACTGAACGCCGCATCGAACCGGCTGGGATTCACACTCAGATACACTCACTATGACCTTGGCGGTGAGCGGTACAAAAAGACGGGAGACCTTCTTCCTGAAAGTATCCTGTCGGAGCTCCGGCAGTTCAAAGCCATATTTCTAGGCGCCATAGGACATCCGGACGTAAAGCCCGGTATTTTGGAAAAAGAGATACTTCTGAAAGCGCGTTTCGAGCTGGATCAATATATCAATCTAAGACCTGTGAAACTTTACGAAGGCGTGGAGACGCCCCTCGCGAACAAGGGACCCAAGGAGATAGATTTCGTGGTAGTACGGGAAAACACCGAGGGCCTCTACGCGGGCGCCGGAGGTGTCCTGAAGAAAGGGACCAGGGACGAGGTCGCCATTCAGGAATCGATCAATACCCGTAAAGGCGTCGAGCGATGTCTCAGGTTCGCCTTTGACTATACCCGAAAAAGGAATCAAGCGAAGAAACTTACCCTCTGCGGCAAGACCAATGTGCTCACCTACGCCTTCAACCTCTGGGAAAGAGCGTTTTATGAAGTCGCTACGGAGTACAAAGATATCACCACCGATTACGCCCATGTGGACGCCACCTGCATGTGGATGGTGAAAAATCCTGAATGGTTCGATGTGATCGTCACCGATAACATGTTCGGCGACATCATCACTGACCTCGGAGCCATGATACAGGGCGGCATGGGAGTTGCCTGCGGGGGAAATATCAATCCTGAAGGCGTTTCCATGTTCGAACCCATCGGAGGCTCGGCCCCGAAATATACGGGCCTCAATGTGATCAACCCCCTTGCCGCCATACTGGCAGGAGGGATGCTGCTTGAATTCATAGGGGAACAGGAAGGAGCCGACCTGATCGAGAAGGCCGTCCAGGAGGCGATCGCAAAACACCTCAAATCCCAGGAAGCGGGTAAAATGGGGATGGGTACCCGTGAGGTGGGAGATCTTATTGCCGGGATAGTTGCGACGATCTAGTCGCTATTGCCGTTCCCGTTTATTTCACGCAGTTTTTTGCTCAGGGTGTTTCTGCTGATGCCCAGGAGTTTCGCGGCCTGGGTAACATTATCATTTTTGAGGCGCATGGCCGAACAGATAAATATCTTCTCGATGGTCTGGTGTACGTCGAGAAGTATGTTATCTGTTCGGCC
This Syntrophorhabdaceae bacterium DNA region includes the following protein-coding sequences:
- a CDS encoding 3-isopropylmalate dehydrogenase, whose amino-acid sequence is MAREHNIAVIPGDGTGPEVVAEGIKVLNAASNRLGFTLRYTHYDLGGERYKKTGDLLPESILSELRQFKAIFLGAIGHPDVKPGILEKEILLKARFELDQYINLRPVKLYEGVETPLANKGPKEIDFVVVRENTEGLYAGAGGVLKKGTRDEVAIQESINTRKGVERCLRFAFDYTRKRNQAKKLTLCGKTNVLTYAFNLWERAFYEVATEYKDITTDYAHVDATCMWMVKNPEWFDVIVTDNMFGDIITDLGAMIQGGMGVACGGNINPEGVSMFEPIGGSAPKYTGLNVINPLAAILAGGMLLEFIGEQEGADLIEKAVQEAIAKHLKSQEAGKMGMGTREVGDLIAGIVATI
- a CDS encoding helix-turn-helix domain-containing protein, whose amino-acid sequence is MLIGTTTKIKPNDSEDISHLIKVKLEHVVDSLLASKGRTDNILLDVHQTIEKIFICSAMRLKNDNVTQAAKLLGISRNTLSKKLREINGNGNSD